Sequence from the Erythrolamprus reginae isolate rEryReg1 chromosome Z, rEryReg1.hap1, whole genome shotgun sequence genome:
gcctcccccctccctcctgggtTGGACCTTGTGGGTCGTccagttttattcatttattcatttatttattcaactggatttgtttgccgcccttctccgaggacttcgaggcggctcacaacatgcataAAGAGACAATAATGAAATCAAtccaatctctttctctctcacacacacacacacacatcacctgCTCTATGCAGGACCTGCACcacgacgccccccccccccccccgcctgcttCTGAAAACCTCCGTCCTGAGTTCGAGTCTCCTTCTTCCCACTGGCTGTTTTTGCAGCCTGGGTTTTTTTCTGTCCTGCCAGAGGTTGGATCTCCTGATGAAAATACAgtcttcccttgatttttgcgttccaagaccgcccgcgaaagccgaatttccgcgaagtagagatgcggaagtaaatacactatttttggctatgaacagtatcccaagccttcccttaacactttaaacccctaaattaccctttccccttcccttagcaaccatttagattattactcaccttgtttatttattaaagtttatttttaaaatgttttttaaaggcagacgaaagtttggcaatgacatatgacgtcatcgggccggaaaactgtggtataggggaaaaaacttcaaagtattttttaattaatatttttgaaaaactgtggtatagacgttccgcgaagtttgaacccgcgaaaatcgaggggacactgtaaaCCGTTTCCACTctgaccctcaaaacgtcgctgcagagccctgcacaccaagacaactagacacaagaggagttttttccccaaacaccctcactctgctaaacaaataattccctcaacaatgtctgactttctactaagtctgcacttctacttctactagtttttctcatccttcctatcacccatctcctcccacttaggactgtatggctgtcacttgttgcttgtatcctaagattttcattaatattgtttcctcactgcttatttgacccctgtgacaattgtTGCACCTCCCGATTCTGGACAaacgtctctttttcttttatgagagtatctgcaccaaattccctgtgtgtctggtatgtttgtatgtatgtttggtttttatatattaaggggttttaatttgcttttagtattggattttactgtacagtatattgttcatgattgttgttagccgccccgggttttcggagaggggcggcatataaatccaataaaacctgaaacgcttggccaataaaataattccgtTCTATTCCAACTCTGTGTGGCAGCCGCAGCCCCTTTgaacccccccccctgccccccacccccccagtgcCCGTCCTGCTTCCGCCCTGGTGGCCCCCCAAAGAGCCTTGAAGATCTGAGGGCCGAAAGAGTCAACAGTTCCAGCCAAATTGTGGTTTGATTGTATGCAGGAGTGGACGATGGTATTGCTAGTCTAAGGCAGTGAGGGCGGACCTCTTTTTTCTTCAAGTGCCAAAagattgtgtgtttgtgtgtgtgtgtgtgtgtgtactatcACACACgcacgagtgcccacagccataattcagtgcctggggagggtgaaaacagtttcccccacccaccccggaggccccctggaggccggagATGGCCCggttcccaacttttggtgggcccagtgggctctcgtgcttctccctccccaggccccaaaggcttccctgcatccgggggagggtaaaaatgcccccccaccccagaggccaaaaacgccctgacggagcctctgtgggagccaagaATCAGCCGGCCGGCGCAGACGTGATCACTGGggctgagccagggcaacggctcatgtgccggcagacGCAGCTCCATCGCGCCCCCCCGTGCCATCACTCGCCTCAGGGTTTTTATAGTTGTTGCAATCGATTGACTTTTATTGCtgtaagtccccccccccccgagtcccaTGGAACTGGGTGGCCTGCAAGTCAAACGAAAGGATTTTTTCTCGCCCGGCCACGAAACTTTTCCCAGCTCTGAGTGGCCGTGGCTGCCTTCTCGGTCTGCCCCCCATGTTTCAAAGGGCTGGTAATCCCCACCAACGTGGTCCACGAATCGGATGAGTTCCATCTCCTCACCCAAATCATTTACGAAGATGTTGATGAGAACTTGGGACTGACCACTTTGCGGTCCCTCCGTGtactcagtggcgcagtggtcaCAGGGCTGCTGACCCCCGGCTGCCAGGAGTTTGGCAGATCAAGTCTCAGGAgtctccaggttgactcagccttccgtccttccgaggggggtccaacgaggacccagattcttgggggggggcaaataggctgattctgtaaaccacttagagagggcggtAAAAGCACCAGGAAGTGTAGATGCTAAAGTCCATGTCATTCCATTGAGGATTATACACTGAGTGGGTcaaccagttacaaatccatctactGATAGTCCTGCCTATCATATATGCCACCCTGAgacctcggagaagggtggcaaagAAGTCCAATCAATCATGTTCTATCTTCTCTGTCAAATGCGTTTCTGAAATCTACTTGGATGAGGCCCGGCTAACATGCAGCATGCCCACCCCACACCCCAACTGACAAGAggcccccagccagcaaagcctcTGGCCCACAGGAGGGGCATCCTGTGTCCTTTCTCCACAGCCTCCTTGGTTCTAAGCTTCCCATAGCCACCTCTGACCACCCCATGCCCATTCAATGCAGAAAGCAGACACGAGCCCCACGAAATCTAACACTGTTTATTGGGACTGGGGAGCAGAAGAGCCTGCAGCACAGAGAGGGTCTGGGGGTCCCTAGGTGATGAAGAGCTGCTGTGAGGAGGGGAGGCCACAGCTGCCCTTGTGCTCCTCAAAGAGTTGCTGCAGGGCCTGGACGTAGAGGGCGTGGTAGTGTTCCACCTCCTCCAATTTTGGGTACGGACGCAAAGGAACAAGGATCGGCTTCCCCACTGCAAGtgggagagaaagtgtgagagagttTGCGGGTCTTTGTGAGAGAGAAAGGGCAGCCCTcccctccagagcctgggggtgtgggagggggaaggaaggcaggaggcTCACCTACAACCGTGATGGGGGAGGGCTGGGGCAAGAGCCCCCAGCAGCGGCTGGAGAAGAAGCTGCGCCCCACAAAGAGGCAGGGGGCGAACCCGGCCACCTGCTTGAAGCGAAGCTGCAGACGGCGGAAGAAGCTACCCGGGGGAAACCGGACTTGCCGGAAGATGTCGTTCTCCCCAAAGGAGAAGACGGGGACCAGAGCTGCCCTGGGAACAGACAGGGGGAGATTCCGCATGGGGGGAGCAGCGGTGGGAGGGCCCCCTCCCCCACACAGGCACTGTGGGCTCCCTTGGCCCGGAGCTGCAGGGGGACGTTGCCGGGACCGCTGAGAGCTCTCCCACCGACAGGTGGGTCCCCCCCCACCTGTTCCAGAAGCCCCTCCCTCATCCCTGCCCTGGCCGGCCACGGAGACCCTCCTCACCCGTGCTGCAGCGCCAACCGCACGAAGCCCCTCCTGCCCGAGAGGTGCAGCCGCTGCTCACCCGGGTTGCAGTCCAGGGACTCTGTGGCCCCGCCCACCACGATGACCACTGCGTGTCCGGGTCCCCCTTGGAGCAGGAAGTCCAGAGACCTCTTGCTGACCGGCACCATCCCTGAAAGGGGGCAATAGGGGGGGCTGAGGAGGCGCCTCACTGCATAATCCCAGTGCGCCTTCGCATGGTGGCTGGACTCCCCCCTGCGTGGCCCAACCCAGGACAAGAGGGCCCccagcaacccactggtgacctCTGATTCCCAAAGAGGGACATCCTAGTCAAAGGAGGATCCTGTGTCCCAAGGGCTCCCAAGAGAGGGTCAATACAGCAGcccagaacaccccccccccgaaagaaATCTCCCAATCCTCCGAATGCCATGAATGGAGCCCCCCCCATCCCTGGTGGTCTCCAAGGGCCGAGGGACGCAAGGTTTCCTACCTGAGCTCATCAGGTACTCGCGATAGACGGGCAGGTGGAAGAGGCCGGCCAGGAGGGCCAGGCTGGGGGTCAGACCAGGGAAGGCCCGAGAGAAGCCGCAGGCCTCCGTGCAGAAGGCAGAGAAGGCCCCCGCGCAGATGATGCCGTGCGGGTGGGACCCCAGGATGTAATTCCTGGTGGAGGGCAGTTCGGCCGTCTTGACtagctggggggggagagaacagggGCAGAAGAATGGGGGGGCAGAGCAGGCCTGGGTACAAGTGGCAATGGGTTCCCAGGGCAGCCGTCTGGCCCAGAGGGGTCCTCGGTCTtcatcagctccccccccccttccaagaCATTGAGGAGGGCTGCCCCCCCTCAAACTGGGCCAGACGGAAGCAGCTCTTTTGAGGAGGGGGGTCCCTCTGAAGGCCCCTCCTACCTTGATGGGGAAATAGTCTCTGTGCAGCTCCCAGATCTTCCAGCGCCTGAGCCACGGGCTGCGACGGCCCCCTGGCAGGACGAGCCGAGAGTGAGGGGCTGGCCCCCGAGAGCGGGAACAGTGGGAGGGGGGGCTCCCCCAAAGCCTTGACCCCCAGCGCTGGCTGGCTTTCCCAGGGAGGGAGAGGGCTGGGGGTGCTGAGTGGCCAGAACTGGCGTCCCCccagagtgggtgggtgggggtcccGCATGGCTAAATGCCCACGCAGGCTGGGAAAGAGGCCACTGCCTGAAGGGCCCCGGCACTTGCcttcccttgccccccccccctacagGACAGGGGATCCCAGAGCGCCCCCCCTTGGGGAGACACAGCAGGGCCCCCCCTCCTGCTGCAGGAGAACCAGGAAGGTGCCTGGCAGCCTGAAGCTCAGGTGGGGGGGGGTTATCAGGAGGGGGGGCACCTTTTGTGGGGGTGTCCACGTCCAGGATCCACCAGGCGAAGTAGAGGAGGCTCAGGGACCAGAAGGAGGTGAAGAGCAGGTACAGGAGCAGCAGCGAGAAGAAGAGGCCTGGGGGGGGTAAGGGGAGAGGCCAGGCTTCacgccccccacccccctcgccccctcccacccccgccGAAAGGGAGGGTCCTACCGAAGAAGAGGAAGGTCAGCACCCACTGCAGGACGCTGAGGGCCGCCAGCTGCTTCCGAAGGTCCATCTTCTCCTGCGGAGGGAGACAaaggcatttggggggggggaggtctccCGGGGGGGCGGGTAGAGTCCCCcctgcaggggaggggaggggaagggggaggaccTACTCCTGGGGGAGTGCGAGGGAGGCAGCCGCCCGCGTTGCTCCACGTCTTCCAGCCACTGCTGCTGGACTTTGGCCTCCAAGGAGGCAGCGGAGCAGGTGCCCCCCAGCGGAGAAGGGGGGGCAGACTGCGGCACAAGGCCCGCCTCCCTTGACACTCTGCCCCCCAACCACCACTTGGCTCTGTCTGGGCTGCCCTTGGAGGTCAAAGGTCAGCTCCCAGCAAGGGGGGGAAAGCCCAGGGAGGGGCAGGAGCAGCCCCCCCCCAGGCTCCTGGCTGGCTCCCCTCCCACCTGATCCCCAGCCCCAGAGACGGCTGGGGGGCACCTGCTCGAATGCTCCCTCGCCTCCCTTTGCAACCCAGCTggccagtggggggggggctctgcctGGGGGGTTTTCTGGGGGGGGCTGCAGCACCAGAGAGGGAGACCCCCAACTTTGAGGGGAAGAAGGTGGCTGCTCCCCCCACACACGAGTGCCCCCCCATCTGGGGAGAGTGCTAGAAGGCCCACTTGCTCCCTTTGCCTTCAGAccccagtcccccccccccgcagtccCATCTCCACCCAAGGCTGCCCCACAAacccaacaccaccaccaccacccccgagaacatacacacacacacacctacacaccGACAACACAAGGCCCTGCTGGCTTTCTGAGCCTGGGCAGCCAATCGGATCCctaggaatccaggaaaccggcCAGGCCTCTCTAGGCCCTGAAGAGTCGCCGGGGGTGTTTTGCagacacgcccccccccccctggctggcCGTAGCTGGAGCCCCCCAAGCCTGCCAGACCAGCCCCGCCCTCCGCAGACCCCggagcctcccctgccccccgagCCCCCCTCCAGCACTATACAGGCCGCAGAGGCCTTAGGTGGTGTGTCCCTCTCTGCGGGGGTCTCAAgggggggaggcgggggggggctccacagggcccagagggaggggaggggcaccTCATCACACACCTCCCACTCACTGGACCTGCCCTGCTCGGCCTGGCGGTGGGACCCCTGTGGCCAAAGGAAGtcagccccctcctcccccctcgaTCATACAAAAGGCCCAGGAGAGGAAACaggaccccccctcccccccccgcatCGGCCACCTTTCCCAGCAAGTCAGCCctgcccccacccccgccccattCAGCCTGGCCCCCCAAGCAAGCTCCCGGCtggtttccccctccccccatggcACCCACCTGGAGCCCCACATGGCCAAACTCCCGagctgcctcccccccctcccccccagcttGCACCCCCTCCCCCTTCAGGCACCTgagggtgtttgtgtgtgtgcagatTCTGCCCCCCCTGGACCAGCCagtgcccacccaccccaatttaTTCCCCACAGTTCCCTGCAGGGTGAGCCCCCACTGCactccctgccccccaccccaccccacctggGTCTTCCACACAGGTCAGCTGCCCAATTGGCCAAGGTCTTCCCTGCGCTGAGCTCTGaggagggggctggtgggggtgCAGGCACCAGCCTCTCTGCAGGGCGGGGCTGCTGGCAGGGAGCCAGGATCACAcataggggtgggggtggggggggacatTGCACCGAGAGGCAGAGAccagcagtggggggggggggagcggggcAAGAGACGGAGTGCAGGACGGCCGATGCCGGGAGCCGGTCTTGGGGCTGCCAGGTCCCCCTCTACTGGctgctccccctccccaccttgcatggccgggggggggggggttgggggggcaaATCCCAGGACTCGTTTGCCTGCCAGGTGGAGGCAGCACCCGCTGGCCGCACCCTCTTCCTCCAGCAAAGAGTTCTCCTGCACGGCCGAAGGGGGCGGTCAATAGGGGTGGGGGCTCTGGAGCAGCAAATCCCAAGCAGGTCCATGGAGGTCTCACACCGgagggcgcccccccccc
This genomic interval carries:
- the MOGAT3 gene encoding 2-acylglycerol O-acyltransferase 3 isoform X2 gives rise to the protein MDLRKQLAALSVLQWVLTFLFFGLFFSLLLLYLLFTSFWSLSLLYFAWWILDVDTPTKGGRRSPWLRRWKIWELHRDYFPIKLVKTAELPSTRNYILGSHPHGIICAGAFSAFCTEACGFSRAFPGLTPSLALLAGLFHLPVYREYLMSSGMVPVSKRSLDFLLQGGPGHAVVIVVGGATESLDCNPALVPVFSFGENDIFRQVRFPPGSFFRRLQLRFKQVAGFAPCLFVGRSFFSSRCWGLLPQPSPITVVVGKPILVPLRPYPKLEEVEHYHALYVQALQQLFEEHKGSCGLPSSQQLFIT
- the MOGAT3 gene encoding 2-acylglycerol O-acyltransferase 3 isoform X1; this encodes MDLRKQLAALSVLQWVLTFLFFGLFFSLLLLYLLFTSFWSLSLLYFAWWILDVDTPTKGGRRSPWLRRWKIWELHRDYFPIKLVKTAELPSTRNYILGSHPHGIICAGAFSAFCTEACGFSRAFPGLTPSLALLAGLFHLPVYREYLMSSGMVPVSKRSLDFLLQGGPGHAVVIVVGGATESLDCNPGEQRLHLSGRRGFVRLALQHGAALVPVFSFGENDIFRQVRFPPGSFFRRLQLRFKQVAGFAPCLFVGRSFFSSRCWGLLPQPSPITVVVGKPILVPLRPYPKLEEVEHYHALYVQALQQLFEEHKGSCGLPSSQQLFIT